In Vibrio sp. STUT-A11, a genomic segment contains:
- a CDS encoding GrxA family glutaredoxin, translating to MFVVIFGRPACPYCVRAKEHAETLKAKRDDFNYRYVDIHAEGISKADLEKTVGKPVATVPQIFIDQEHIGGCDEFEAYAKEHLGLFDVA from the coding sequence ATGTTCGTTGTTATCTTCGGTCGCCCAGCATGTCCTTACTGTGTTCGTGCAAAAGAGCATGCAGAAACGCTAAAAGCAAAACGTGATGACTTTAACTACCGTTACGTTGATATTCATGCTGAAGGCATCTCTAAAGCGGACCTTGAGAAAACAGTAGGCAAACCAGTTGCAACTGTTCCTCAAATCTTCATCGACCAAGAGCACATTGGTGGTTGTGATGAGTTTGAAGCTTACGCGAAAGAGCACCTAGGTCTATTCGACGTAGCGTAA
- a CDS encoding iron-containing alcohol dehydrogenase, with product MFQFMTATRIIFGEGALQSSLSIINQFGYSVLLVTGKDKQRAIPILNYLKAQSMRYQHVAISGEPNITMVEETAVLGRKFKPDMVIAMGGGSVLDMGKALAAIIPNHGNVYDYVEVVGRNVPLKAKPLHFIAIPTTASTGSEVTRNAVLKSGQDKVKVSLRSPDMLADVAIVDPTLTYDTDPYTSGRGAMDAFTHLMEAYVCGEANPLTDMVCEEGLRRLSRSVIAGCKHNDHKARSDLSFAALLGGMAITNAKLGAAHGLASALGGKLDAPHSVITARLAPHVMQENIYAAKKAGRMDVVNRYKKLAKLVTDRTNAHEHDGVLWVKMVLDKLELPSLGQFGVCQTSFEQVASDALKSVAIKGNPLPLNEERLIFILKQVCDCRGNIDVDSVQQASFVEVIESTTDLTSVDE from the coding sequence ATGTTTCAGTTCATGACTGCAACCAGGATTATTTTTGGTGAAGGTGCTCTACAGTCTTCGTTATCTATCATCAATCAATTCGGCTACAGCGTATTGTTAGTCACAGGCAAGGACAAGCAAAGGGCAATACCGATCCTAAATTATCTCAAAGCTCAGAGTATGCGATATCAGCATGTTGCGATTAGTGGTGAGCCAAATATCACCATGGTGGAGGAAACCGCGGTGCTGGGCCGAAAATTTAAGCCCGATATGGTTATTGCTATGGGTGGTGGCAGTGTGCTTGATATGGGTAAAGCATTAGCGGCTATCATTCCCAATCATGGTAATGTTTATGACTATGTTGAAGTCGTTGGCAGAAATGTACCGCTAAAGGCAAAACCTCTACACTTTATCGCGATTCCAACCACCGCAAGTACAGGATCTGAAGTAACTCGAAATGCGGTATTAAAATCCGGGCAAGACAAAGTCAAAGTCAGCCTGAGAAGTCCGGATATGCTCGCGGACGTTGCGATTGTCGACCCAACCTTAACTTACGATACCGATCCCTATACCTCAGGGCGTGGTGCAATGGACGCGTTTACCCATTTGATGGAAGCCTATGTATGTGGTGAAGCAAACCCATTAACCGATATGGTGTGCGAAGAAGGCTTACGTCGGTTAAGTCGCTCAGTCATTGCTGGGTGTAAGCACAACGACCATAAAGCGCGATCAGATTTATCCTTTGCAGCTTTGTTGGGCGGAATGGCGATCACTAATGCAAAACTTGGTGCCGCACATGGTTTAGCTTCTGCTCTAGGTGGCAAGCTTGACGCTCCTCATAGTGTGATAACCGCGCGCTTAGCGCCTCATGTGATGCAGGAAAATATCTATGCTGCGAAAAAAGCGGGCAGGATGGACGTAGTTAATCGCTATAAAAAGCTTGCCAAACTTGTTACAGATCGTACAAATGCGCATGAACATGATGGTGTGCTTTGGGTGAAAATGGTGCTGGATAAGTTAGAGTTACCTTCACTTGGACAATTTGGTGTGTGTCAGACGTCATTTGAGCAGGTCGCGAGTGATGCCCTTAAGTCTGTTGCGATAAAGGGAAACCCGTTACCTTTGAATGAAGAACGACTTATTTTCATTCTGAAGCAAGTCTGTGATTGTAGAGGTAATATTGACGTTGATAGTGTCCAGCAAGCGAGCTTTGTTGAGGTGATCGAATCAACAACGGACCTGACGAGTGTAGACGAATAA
- the fabV gene encoding enoyl-ACP reductase FabV gives MIIKPRIRGFICTTTHPVGCEANVKEQIAFTKAQGPIKNAPKRVLVVGASSGYGLSSRIAAAFGGGASTIGVFFEKEGTEKKPGTAGFYNAAAFEKLAREEGLYAKSLNGDAFSNEAKEKTIELIKQDLGQIDMVVYSLASPVRKLPETGELIRSSLKPIGETYTSTAVDTNKDVIIEASVEPATEEEIKDTVTVMGGEDWELWINALSEAGVLAEGCKTVAYSYIGTELTWPIYWDGALGKAKMDLDRAATALNEKLAQTGGSANVAVLKSVVTQASSAIPVMPLYIAMVFKKMREEGVHEGCMEQIYRMFSQRLYKEDGSAAEVDDMNRLRLDDWELREDIQQHCRDLWPQITTENLKELTDYVEYKEEFLKLFGFGVDGVDYEVDVNPAVEADFIQI, from the coding sequence ATGATCATCAAACCTAGAATTCGTGGATTTATCTGTACTACTACGCACCCTGTTGGTTGTGAAGCTAATGTAAAAGAACAAATTGCTTTCACTAAAGCACAAGGCCCAATTAAAAACGCGCCAAAACGCGTTCTTGTTGTGGGTGCATCAAGTGGCTACGGTCTATCTTCTCGTATCGCTGCGGCATTTGGTGGCGGTGCATCAACTATCGGTGTGTTCTTTGAAAAAGAAGGCACAGAGAAGAAGCCAGGCACTGCAGGTTTCTACAACGCTGCCGCTTTCGAAAAATTGGCGCGTGAAGAAGGCCTATACGCGAAGAGCCTGAACGGCGATGCTTTCTCAAACGAAGCAAAAGAGAAAACAATCGAGCTGATCAAGCAAGACCTTGGTCAGATTGATATGGTGGTTTACTCACTGGCGTCTCCAGTACGTAAATTGCCAGAAACAGGTGAACTGATTCGTTCATCTCTAAAGCCTATCGGTGAAACTTACACTTCGACAGCGGTTGATACCAACAAAGACGTGATCATCGAAGCGAGCGTTGAGCCTGCAACAGAAGAAGAGATCAAAGACACAGTAACCGTAATGGGCGGTGAAGACTGGGAACTTTGGATCAACGCACTTTCTGAAGCTGGTGTACTTGCAGAAGGTTGTAAGACGGTCGCATACAGCTACATCGGTACTGAGCTAACTTGGCCAATCTACTGGGATGGTGCGCTAGGTAAAGCGAAAATGGACCTGGATCGCGCAGCAACAGCACTTAACGAGAAGCTAGCACAAACTGGCGGTAGCGCGAACGTTGCGGTTCTTAAATCGGTTGTGACTCAGGCAAGTTCTGCCATTCCTGTAATGCCACTGTACATTGCAATGGTATTCAAGAAGATGCGTGAAGAAGGCGTACACGAAGGTTGTATGGAACAGATCTACCGTATGTTCAGCCAGCGTCTATACAAAGAAGATGGCTCTGCGGCAGAAGTGGACGACATGAACCGTCTTCGTCTGGACGACTGGGAACTTCGTGAAGACATCCAGCAACACTGTCGTGACCTATGGCCACAAATTACGACTGAAAACCTAAAAGAGCTGACTGACTACGTTGAGTACAAAGAAGAGTTCTTGAAGCTATTCGGCTTTGGTGTTGACGGTGTGGATTACGAAGTAGACGTGAACCCAGCAGTAGAAGCAGATTTCATTCAAATCTAA
- the panP gene encoding pyridoxal-dependent aspartate 1-decarboxylase PanP, giving the protein MVKEQKTADVSFESLLKIFTVPEGPDSTLTKIEEGLSRNLNQFLREHIVAEEKPLREIEKDFSSAQIPEQPEFVSDHTEHLLDTLVSHSVHTSAPSFIGHMTSALPYFLMPLSKIMIALNQNLVKIETSKAFTPLERQVLGMLHRLIYAQPNTFYDQWMHSANHSLGAFCSGGTIANITALWVARNKALKADGEFKGVEKEGLFKAMKHYGYEGLAIMVSERGHYSLKKAADVLGLGQEGLVAVKTDANNRIIVDDLKAKISDLKKQNIKPIAVIGVAGTTETGNVDPLASIAEVCQEHDCHFHVDAAWGGATLMSNHHRHLLNGVELADSVTIDAHKQLYIPMGAGMVLFKDPDAMRSIEHHAQYILRKGSKDLGSHTLEGSRSGMAMLVYAAMHIISRPGYELLIDQSIEKARYFADLIKKQDDFELVSEPELCLLTYRYLPSNIREALEKADGTQKEELNGLINELTQFIQKRQRETGKSFVSRTTLNPEQWDRLSTIVFRVVLANPLTSTDIFDAVLDEQRVIAQQAPNLNAKIQELVSKILAS; this is encoded by the coding sequence ATGGTTAAGGAACAAAAAACCGCTGACGTTAGTTTTGAGAGCTTATTAAAGATCTTCACTGTCCCTGAAGGTCCGGACTCGACATTAACAAAAATTGAAGAAGGTCTCTCTAGAAACTTGAATCAATTTCTTCGTGAACACATCGTGGCAGAAGAAAAGCCTTTACGTGAAATAGAGAAAGACTTTTCTTCTGCTCAGATTCCTGAGCAACCTGAGTTTGTGTCAGACCATACCGAGCACTTGTTAGACACCTTGGTGTCGCACTCGGTTCATACGTCAGCTCCAAGCTTTATCGGCCATATGACATCGGCATTGCCTTACTTTTTAATGCCGCTGTCTAAAATTATGATTGCCTTGAACCAAAACTTGGTGAAGATCGAAACGTCGAAAGCATTTACGCCATTAGAGCGCCAAGTGCTGGGTATGCTGCACCGATTAATCTACGCTCAGCCGAATACCTTTTACGACCAATGGATGCATAGCGCCAACCATTCTCTCGGTGCGTTCTGCTCTGGCGGCACGATTGCGAATATTACTGCCCTTTGGGTTGCCCGCAATAAAGCATTGAAAGCAGACGGCGAATTTAAAGGTGTTGAGAAAGAAGGCCTATTCAAAGCCATGAAACATTACGGCTATGAAGGCTTAGCTATTATGGTTTCTGAGCGTGGTCACTACTCACTTAAAAAAGCGGCCGATGTACTGGGGTTGGGTCAGGAAGGCCTAGTCGCAGTAAAGACGGATGCAAATAACCGCATTATTGTCGATGATCTCAAAGCGAAAATCAGCGATCTCAAGAAGCAAAATATCAAGCCGATTGCGGTGATTGGTGTAGCGGGAACCACTGAAACTGGTAATGTTGATCCTCTCGCTTCGATTGCTGAAGTTTGTCAGGAACACGATTGTCATTTTCATGTGGATGCCGCATGGGGTGGCGCGACATTAATGTCTAATCATCACCGACACCTGCTGAATGGTGTTGAGCTCGCAGACTCAGTGACAATTGACGCGCATAAGCAGCTTTATATCCCTATGGGTGCGGGCATGGTTCTGTTTAAAGATCCAGATGCGATGAGATCCATCGAGCACCACGCTCAGTACATCTTGCGTAAAGGTTCTAAAGATTTAGGCAGTCACACCCTGGAAGGCTCACGTTCTGGTATGGCGATGTTGGTGTATGCGGCAATGCACATTATTAGCCGACCTGGCTATGAACTGCTGATCGATCAAAGCATCGAGAAAGCACGCTACTTCGCGGATTTAATTAAGAAACAGGACGATTTTGAGCTGGTTTCTGAGCCAGAGCTATGTTTGCTCACCTACCGTTATCTACCGTCTAACATCCGTGAAGCCCTAGAGAAAGCAGACGGTACACAGAAAGAAGAATTAAATGGGTTAATCAACGAGTTAACTCAGTTTATTCAAAAGCGTCAACGTGAAACTGGTAAGTCATTTGTTTCTCGTACCACGCTTAACCCGGAACAATGGGATCGCCTGAGTACTATCGTTTTCCGGGTAGTTCTTGCAAACCCTCTAACCTCGACAGACATCTTTGATGCTGTGTTGGACGAACAAAGAGTTATTGCACAACAAGCACCAAATTTAAACGCAAAAATCCAAGAATTAGTTTCTAAGATTTTGGCTTCTTGA
- a CDS encoding HDOD domain-containing protein: MEHLSFFWLPNNKDKLLKALESEFAQLVEQSITIGKISLPPIPDVVLKIQQLCQEENTTIADIANCLLEDPGLAAVVVRVANSVIFNRRNITCNDLTTAVSRLGILRVRDIVTAQAIEQMKHSLNLTNECNAIMVKSAAVSRELGAAMVLIVQEFRKHDSVTYGHLEQEKALLVGLLADIGLFCLINEYNMYLERGNYLDQDIALQIFQTRCATTSKLVLERWGFDNDYREVSSNQKFTTSRPDVSYLDIARIASHLLMFRNQDERINEHEVEFNLTGAEILYDLSNMDDQDFRQKMNTVLTTSGL, from the coding sequence ATGGAACACCTATCATTTTTTTGGCTACCAAATAACAAAGATAAGCTTTTAAAAGCGCTAGAATCCGAATTCGCCCAACTGGTAGAACAATCTATTACTATCGGTAAGATTTCTTTACCGCCGATACCTGATGTTGTGCTCAAAATTCAGCAGTTGTGCCAGGAAGAAAACACAACGATCGCCGATATTGCGAACTGTTTGTTAGAAGATCCCGGACTAGCAGCCGTTGTGGTACGGGTCGCGAACTCGGTAATTTTCAATCGTAGAAACATCACCTGTAATGATTTAACAACCGCGGTCTCGCGTTTAGGCATTCTGCGCGTACGTGACATTGTTACAGCTCAAGCGATTGAACAGATGAAACATTCGTTAAACCTAACGAATGAATGTAACGCGATAATGGTGAAAAGTGCAGCGGTCTCCCGTGAACTTGGTGCTGCGATGGTGTTAATTGTGCAAGAGTTCCGCAAGCACGATTCTGTGACGTATGGCCACCTTGAACAAGAAAAAGCATTGTTAGTCGGTTTGTTAGCAGATATTGGACTATTTTGTCTTATTAATGAGTACAATATGTACCTCGAAAGAGGCAACTATCTGGATCAAGATATTGCGTTACAAATTTTCCAAACACGTTGCGCTACAACCAGTAAACTGGTGTTGGAACGCTGGGGATTTGATAACGATTACAGAGAAGTGTCATCGAACCAAAAGTTCACAACATCACGCCCAGATGTCAGTTACTTAGACATAGCCAGAATTGCCAGCCATTTGTTGATGTTCCGCAATCAAGATGAGCGCATTAACGAACACGAAGTGGAATTCAATCTAACGGGAGCTGAGATACTCTATGACCTCAGCAATATGGATGATCAGGACTTCCGTCAGAAAATGAATACAGTTTTAACGACCAGTGGCTTATAA
- a CDS encoding MurR/RpiR family transcriptional regulator has protein sequence MNTLEKIQKNLENFSKSERKVAEVIMASPQTAIHSSIATLAKMADVSEPTVNRFCRRLDTKGFPDFKLHLAQSLANGTPYVNRNVEEDDGPDAYTHKIFESTMACLDVAKNSLDAMQINRAVDLLTQAKRISFFGLGASSAVARDAQNKFIRFNIPITCFEDIVMQRMSCINCSDNDVIVLISHTGRTKSQVEIANLARENGATVIAITAKDSPLEKASSLAITLDIPEDTDVYMPMASRVVQMTVIDVLATGFTLRRGTGFRENLKRVKDALKDSRYDKLSQY, from the coding sequence ATGAATACATTAGAAAAAATTCAAAAAAATCTGGAGAATTTCAGTAAATCTGAGCGCAAAGTTGCAGAAGTAATTATGGCGTCTCCACAAACTGCTATTCACTCGAGCATTGCCACGTTAGCTAAAATGGCCGACGTAAGCGAACCCACTGTAAACCGCTTCTGTCGTCGACTGGATACAAAAGGTTTTCCAGATTTTAAACTTCACTTGGCACAGAGCTTGGCGAACGGTACTCCATATGTAAACCGTAACGTCGAAGAAGATGATGGTCCTGATGCGTACACGCACAAGATTTTCGAATCTACGATGGCTTGCCTGGATGTAGCGAAAAATAGCCTGGATGCAATGCAAATTAACCGTGCTGTCGATTTGCTGACTCAAGCGAAGCGCATCTCTTTCTTCGGCTTAGGTGCATCCTCTGCCGTTGCCCGAGACGCGCAAAACAAGTTTATTCGCTTCAATATTCCTATCACTTGCTTTGAAGATATCGTCATGCAGCGCATGAGCTGCATTAATTGCAGTGATAATGATGTGATTGTTTTGATTTCTCATACTGGCCGTACTAAAAGCCAGGTAGAAATTGCCAACCTTGCTCGTGAAAATGGCGCGACAGTTATTGCAATTACCGCAAAAGATTCGCCGTTAGAAAAAGCAAGTTCTTTGGCGATCACACTCGATATCCCTGAAGATACAGACGTATACATGCCAATGGCTAGCCGCGTTGTACAGATGACAGTGATTGATGTTTTAGCTACGGGCTTTACGCTTCGTCGAGGTACGGGCTTTCGTGAAAACCTCAAACGAGTGAAAGACGCACTCAAAGACAGTCGCTACGATAAATTAAGCCAATACTGA
- a CDS encoding TfoX/Sxy family DNA transformation protein, with protein sequence MDMTDQAFFKYVRNFSQYQKRSMFGGIGLFCDEAMFALVSNDCCYLRGGNRLDEELIRLNCEKYKHVKRQTTATVNYYDVTDLFESGFSGLDELLKRSIEYSVKERKYQKSSASRRLRDLPNMQLTLERMVKKAGVDDVEAFLELGPVEVFNKVRQAYGNDVDVKLLWKFAGAIDGVHWKLIQEPRKKQLLELCD encoded by the coding sequence ATGGACATGACAGACCAAGCTTTTTTTAAGTACGTACGCAATTTTAGCCAGTATCAGAAACGTTCCATGTTCGGCGGCATCGGTTTATTTTGCGATGAAGCTATGTTTGCACTTGTTAGTAACGATTGTTGTTATTTACGTGGAGGTAATAGGCTAGACGAAGAACTGATTCGGCTAAATTGTGAAAAATATAAGCACGTCAAGAGACAAACGACGGCAACCGTTAACTACTATGATGTAACGGACCTATTTGAATCCGGCTTTTCCGGGTTGGATGAACTGTTAAAAAGATCAATTGAGTACTCAGTTAAGGAACGCAAATACCAAAAATCTTCAGCGAGTAGACGGCTGAGAGATCTACCTAACATGCAACTGACGCTCGAGCGTATGGTGAAAAAAGCCGGTGTTGATGATGTTGAGGCATTCTTGGAACTCGGGCCTGTGGAAGTTTTCAATAAAGTTAGACAGGCCTACGGCAACGATGTAGATGTTAAACTGTTGTGGAAGTTTGCTGGTGCGATAGATGGAGTGCACTGGAAGCTAATTCAAGAGCCACGAAAAAAACAGTTGTTGGAACTGTGTGATTAA
- a CDS encoding lysine exporter LysO family protein has protein sequence MFSGMLFIFAPLVVGYLIPISRTSILEKINQSTSYLIYVILSLMGLSLAALDNLGSNLQSILLYASTFFLCLSVCNLLALPLVDKIIPLKTDQTHSKLPLSSMALESAKLILVVGGGLVAGLILPIELSWVDTASEWILFLLLFFIGIQLRNSGLTLRQILLNKQGMAIAAVIIVTCMLGGVIASLVLDLPLYKALAMASGFGWYSLAGILMGDAFGPVFGGASFLIELMRELVALVAIPLFIRRYPCTAIGYAGATAMDFTLPVIQTTGGVRCVPVAIVSGFILSLLVPVMMLFFVSLAS, from the coding sequence ATGTTCTCAGGGATGCTCTTCATTTTTGCCCCACTCGTTGTCGGGTACTTAATTCCTATTTCTCGCACTTCGATACTCGAGAAAATTAACCAATCTACGTCTTACCTTATCTACGTTATTCTGTCGTTGATGGGGCTGAGCTTGGCTGCACTTGATAATCTGGGCAGCAATTTACAAAGCATTCTGCTTTATGCAAGTACTTTCTTTTTGTGCTTGAGTGTGTGCAACCTTTTGGCATTGCCTCTCGTCGATAAGATTATTCCTCTCAAAACGGATCAAACCCACAGCAAGCTACCTCTTTCTTCAATGGCTCTCGAGTCTGCCAAACTGATCCTCGTCGTCGGTGGTGGTTTAGTGGCAGGTTTAATCCTTCCTATTGAGCTATCTTGGGTAGACACTGCAAGCGAATGGATACTGTTCCTCTTGCTGTTCTTTATTGGTATTCAACTGCGCAATAGCGGTCTTACCCTCAGACAAATTTTGTTAAACAAGCAAGGCATGGCAATCGCTGCCGTTATCATTGTCACTTGTATGCTTGGTGGCGTTATCGCTTCTCTTGTCTTGGATCTTCCTCTATATAAAGCATTGGCAATGGCATCTGGCTTTGGTTGGTACTCATTAGCTGGCATCTTGATGGGCGACGCGTTTGGTCCCGTATTTGGCGGCGCTTCTTTCCTGATCGAGCTGATGCGTGAATTGGTGGCATTAGTTGCCATTCCACTGTTTATCCGCCGTTATCCGTGTACCGCGATTGGTTATGCCGGCGCAACAGCAATGGACTTTACTTTGCCCGTTATCCAGACAACGGGAGGTGTACGCTGCGTACCTGTTGCCATTGTTAGTGGCTTTATTTTGAGCTTGCTCGTGCCTGTGATGATGCTTTTCTTTGTATCACTTGCTAGCTAG
- a CDS encoding aspartate:alanine antiporter has protein sequence MNIDVVYLLEQNPILLIFVVLAIGLAFGKIRFGKLQLGNSIGVLITSLIMGHLGFSFNAEALTIGFMLFIYCVGIEAGPNFFGIFFRDGKHYFILSMTVLVTAVCLTYGLSHYLGLDFGLSAGMMAGALTATPVLVGAQDALNSGLATIPRNMDFSLVLENLSVGYAMAYLIGLISMIMFAKLLPRLQKQNLSDSAQQIAQERGLGNSGQRKVYLPIIRAYRVGPELIDWTDGKNLRELGIYRQTGCYIERIRRNGILAHPDGDAILQEGDEIALVGFPDSHARLDSSFRNGKEVFDRNLLDLRIVEEEIVVKSDAIAGKRLSDLNLSEFGCFLNRVVRAQIEMPMDLDIVLAKGDVLQVSGEKSRVHGLAEKIGFISIHSQMADLLAFCSFFILGIMFGLITMTFGQVSFSLGNAVGLLLSGITLGFLRANHPTFGYVPQGALNMVKDLGLMFFMVGIGLSAGGKMFEHLTQVGPKVIGIAFIVSVVPVALAYLVGAYVLKMNRALLFGAIIGARTCAPAMDVVNDYAKSTIPALGYAGTYAIANILMTLAGTILIILS, from the coding sequence GTGAACATAGACGTCGTATATCTTCTCGAACAAAACCCTATCCTTCTAATCTTCGTCGTATTAGCCATCGGCCTTGCCTTCGGAAAAATCCGATTTGGTAAATTACAACTAGGTAACTCCATCGGAGTGCTCATTACTTCGCTTATTATGGGCCACTTGGGCTTCTCTTTTAATGCTGAAGCGTTAACTATTGGATTTATGCTGTTTATCTACTGTGTAGGTATCGAAGCTGGCCCCAACTTCTTTGGTATCTTTTTTAGAGATGGTAAGCATTACTTTATTCTCAGCATGACTGTTCTGGTTACTGCAGTCTGTTTAACTTATGGGTTAAGCCATTATTTAGGGCTCGATTTCGGGCTTTCTGCAGGTATGATGGCGGGCGCACTAACCGCGACGCCTGTACTAGTAGGTGCACAAGACGCGCTTAACTCAGGTTTGGCGACGATACCACGCAATATGGACTTTTCGCTGGTATTAGAAAACTTATCTGTTGGTTATGCAATGGCTTATCTGATTGGCTTAATCAGTATGATCATGTTCGCCAAGCTGCTGCCAAGACTACAGAAACAAAACCTGTCAGATTCAGCACAACAAATCGCTCAAGAGCGTGGACTGGGTAATTCTGGGCAGAGAAAAGTCTATCTCCCAATCATTCGCGCCTATCGCGTTGGACCAGAATTGATTGACTGGACGGATGGCAAAAACCTACGTGAGCTGGGTATTTACCGTCAGACAGGCTGTTACATTGAGCGAATTCGCCGAAATGGTATTCTCGCCCACCCTGATGGTGATGCTATCCTGCAAGAAGGCGATGAGATCGCACTGGTTGGTTTCCCAGATAGCCACGCTCGATTGGATTCCAGTTTTCGCAACGGCAAAGAAGTCTTTGATCGCAACTTACTGGATTTACGCATTGTTGAAGAAGAAATCGTGGTAAAAAGTGACGCGATAGCCGGTAAACGTTTATCCGACCTTAACTTGTCTGAGTTTGGCTGTTTCTTAAACCGCGTAGTACGTGCTCAGATTGAAATGCCAATGGACTTGGACATCGTGCTCGCCAAAGGTGACGTGCTTCAGGTCAGCGGCGAAAAAAGCCGTGTGCACGGTCTTGCAGAAAAAATTGGTTTCATCTCGATTCACAGCCAAATGGCAGACTTACTGGCATTTTGTAGCTTCTTCATTCTGGGCATTATGTTTGGCCTGATTACAATGACATTTGGTCAGGTGTCGTTCAGCTTGGGTAATGCGGTAGGCTTATTGCTTTCGGGTATTACTCTGGGCTTCTTGCGTGCCAACCACCCTACTTTCGGTTACGTGCCACAAGGGGCACTGAACATGGTTAAGGACCTGGGTTTGATGTTCTTTATGGTCGGCATTGGACTCAGCGCTGGTGGAAAAATGTTCGAGCATCTGACACAAGTCGGCCCGAAAGTCATTGGTATTGCCTTTATTGTTAGTGTGGTTCCTGTGGCACTGGCGTATTTAGTTGGCGCTTATGTCCTCAAAATGAACCGTGCATTGCTTTTTGGTGCCATTATTGGCGCCCGTACGTGTGCACCAGCCATGGATGTGGTTAACGACTACGCCAAGTCGACCATTCCTGCACTTGGTTATGCAGGTACATACGCAATAGCGAACATCTTAATGACATTAGCGGGTACGATTCTCATCATATTGAGTTGA